A segment of the Deltaproteobacteria bacterium genome:
CTAGGCCCCAAGGGGAGAAATGTTATTATCGAGAAGTCCTTCGGTTCCCCGACGGTAACCAAGGACGGCGTGACCGTGGCCAAGGAGATTGAGGTTGAGGACAAGTTTGAGAATCTGGGCGTTCAGATGGTCAAGGAGGTGGCAAGCAAAACGTCGGACATCGCCGGTGACGGAACTACGACAGCTACCATTCTGGCACAGGCCATGTTCCGTGATGGCGTAAAGAACGTCACGGCCGGCGCCAACCCCATGGACGTCAAAAGGGGTATGGACGCAGCCGTAATATCCATAGTAGGTGAACTCCAAAAGATGAGCAAGCCCACCAAGGAGCAGAAGGAAGTCTCCCAGGTGGGCACCATCTCCGCCAATAATGACCCATCTATCGGCGATATCATCGCCGAGGCGATGAGCAAAGTCGGCAAGGAGGGCGTCATCACTGTGGAGGAAGCAAAAGGGATGGAGACCTCCCTGGAGGTCGTGGACGGAATGCAGTTTGACCGAGGTTATCTGTCGCCGTATTTTGTCACCGATTCCGAGCGGATGGTCGTCGATCTCGAAGATCCCTATATTCTTATTTTCGACAAGAAAATCAGCGCCATGAAAGACCTCATCCCCGTCCTCGAGCAGGTTGCCCGTGCGGGTAAGCCTCTCATGATTATCGCCGAGGATCTCGAGGGGGAGGCTCTCGCGACCCTGGTGGTAAACAAGATTCGCGGAACCCTCATTGCTGCGGCCGTCAAGGCGCCCGGCTTTGGCGACAGGCGAAAGGCCATGCTGGAGGACATCGCCATCCTTACCGGAGGCCGTTTAATCTCAGAGGATATCGGGATCAAACTCGATGCAGTAACACTTGAGGACCTCGGTCAGGCCAAGCGGATCAACATCAACAAGGACAACACCACCATCATAGACGGCGGCGGCGCCAAGAAAGACATCGAAGGCCGTGTCGGCCAGATCCGGACGCAGATCGAGGAGACCACCTCGGACTACGACCGCGAGAAGCTCCAGGAGAGGCTGGCCAAACTGGTCGGCGGCGTGGCCGTCATCAAGGTCGGTGCCGCCACCGAAACCGAAATGAAGGAAAAGAAGGCAAGGGTTGAAGACGCCCTCAACGCCACCAGGGCCGCGGTCGAGGAAGGTATTGTTCCTGGAGGTGGGGTTGCATATCTCCGTGCCATGAAGGTTCTGGACAAACTCGATGTTGCCAACGAGGACCAGAGGGTAGGCGTCTCCATCATCCGGAAGGCGCTTGAAGAGCCCCTCAGGCAGATCGTAGCCAATGCCGGTCTTGAGCCATCCATCATCCTGAATGAGGTCGTTAAGAACAAAAAGGCAAGCTTCGGTTTTGATGCGGCAATCGAGGAGTATGTCGACATGCTGGAGGTCGGGATAATCGATCCGACCAAGGTCACCCGGTCCGCCCTCCAGAACGCGGCTTCCATAGCGGGACTACTTCTAACCACCGAAGCCAGCGTTGTTGAAAAACCCGAGGAAAAAGACGCCATGCCCGGTGGCGGCATGCCTCCCGCGGGTGTACCTGGAATGTATTAACAACCATCCTTTTGAGGTAAACCCCCCGGGGCTGTGCCCCGGGGGGTTTTTTTCGAGATATCCCGGACCCTGGATCCTAGATCCCAGACCCTGATTTTTTCACTACCCGTACCAGGACCCGGCCCTTCGAAAGATCAACGGTCAGCATTTCACCCTCTTTAACCTCATGGGGGGCGATCACCACGCTTCCATCGTCTTTCCTCACAACGGCGTATCCCCTGTCAAGAACCGATCTGGGCCCCAGAGAATCAAGCTTCCCCTCAAGACTCTGCAAACGGGACCGGTGCCTTTCAAACCGGGAGTGGATGGGAACAGTCAGGCGGTAAGTAAGGTCATCGATCCTCATTCTTCCCTGTTCAAGGATATGGCGCGGGTGTACGAGCTTCGCATCAGCCCCCGACAGTCTCCCTTTCGCCCCTTTCAGTATCAGATGCATCCGGGCACCGAGCCTGTAACCCAGATTTGACAGCGTTGCGTCGACTTCTTCCCTGCTTTTAGCCACCATCTCGGCCGCTGCCGAAGGGGTCGGCGCCCGGAAATCCGCGCCAAGGTCCGTCAGTGCCGTATCTATCTCATGCCCCACGGCGGAGATAACCGGAACAGGGCATGACGCCACCGCCCTGACGACCCTCTCGTCCGAAAATGCCAGAAGATCCTCGAAGGAACCGCCGCCTCGCCCTATTATGATGACGTCGACCTCCGGCAAGCCGGTTATGGCCTCCAGGGCAGCCACGATGGACGCCGGAGCCTGCGCTCCCTGAACCAGTGCCGGCGACAGGATAACGTTGACGAAGGCGCCCCTCTCGTAAAACACCCTCAGGATATCCCTGACGGCCGCTCCGGTGGGGGATGTAACCACACCGATGACCTTGGGGTAGGACGGCAGAGGCCGTTTTCTGTCCACGGAGAACAGCCCTTCACTTTCCAGTCGCTTTCGGAGTTGGTCCATGGCTTCACGAAGCGCCCCCAACCCACGTGGTTCGATTTCCATAGCAATGAGCTGGTAGACGCCCCTGCTCTCATACACGCCAAGTGTCCCGAAAACCAGAACCTGCATACCATCTCCTGGAATAAAAGGCAGACGGGATGCTTCTCTTCGAAACATCACGACCCTCAGCTGTGAATGTTTGTCCTTGAGATTAAGATAGAGATGGCCGTTTGGAGATGGACGGAAATCGGCAATTTCCCCCTCAACCCACAGGGGGGGGAAGGCGGCTTCAAGGGTTCCCTTAACGAGCCTGGTCAGCTCGGTTACTGTCAGGGTTCCTGGTCTGCCCACGGTAATTTCATCAAGGGGATACCGACCGGTCAAGTGATTTGGCGACCCGCTGGATGTCCAGGGCACGGCCCGTTTCCGGGTCCAGTGTAATTATGGCCCCATTGAGGGTGGGAATCCCTTTTGCCAGGTTAAAACGTGAGGGCATCTGGGTCATAAAACGATATCTTGCAGCTTCATAGTCGATCCCAATGACCGATCCCTCCTCGTTTCCCGTCATACCGACATCGGTGATGTAGGCAGTCCCGCCCGGAAGGACCCGATCATCAGCCGTGGGGACATGTGTGTGCGTTCCGAACAGCGCACTTACCCGTCCGTCCAGATAGATGGAGAGAGCCCTTTTTTCAGAGGTGGCCTCTGCGTGGAAATCCACCAGGGTACAGGTTACCCCTCCGGCCTCCTTCTCCAGAAACTCATCGGCCCTCCTGAAAGGGCAATCGAGGGCACCCATGAAAACACGGCCGGAGAGGTTTAATACGGCGATTTCAACTCCGCCGGGTGTCCCGGCGACACACCATCCCTTCCCCGGAGCTCCAGGGGGATAGTTGGCCGGACGAAGAACATACTCTGCCCCTTCGAGGAGGTCCAAAGCCTCTTTCTTATCCCAGACATGGTTGCCCGTGGTCATGACATCCACGCCGGCATCGAACAGTTCGGTGATGGAATCATAGGTGATGCCAAAACCTCCGGCGACATTTTCGGCGTTGGCCACGGTGAGATCAATCCGGTAGGTATCGATGAGACCGTCCAGGAGCTCACGTACCGCCATCCGCCCGGGCTTTCCCACCACATCCCCGACAACCAGAATCTTCACCTCGGAATTGATCATGTCGTTAACCGCAGCCCCTGAATCTTCCAATTACTTTGCGTAATCCACCGCACGGGTCTCCCGAATCACCGTCACCTTGATCTGTCCTGGATAGGCAAGTTCCTCCTCAATGCGATCGGCTACATCCCTGGCCAGGATGGAGGACTGATCGTCATCAATCTGGCTTGATTCCACCAGAATCCGGACCTCGCGCCCCGCCTGAATAGCGTAGCTCTTCTCCACACCTTTGAACGATCCTGCTATGTTCTCCAGATCTTCCAGCCTCTTGATGTAGGTTTCCAACATCTCCCTTCTGGCTCCCGGCCGCGCCGCGGAGAGCGCGTCGGCCGCCTGGACCAGGATGGCCTCAATTGACCCCGCCTTCACCTCATCATGATGAGCGGCGATGGCGTTAATAACTTTACGGGATTCCCCGTATTTCTTGCAAAGTTCGGCACCGATAAGTGCGTGGGAACCTTCAACTTCATGGTCTACAGCCTTGCCTACATCGTGCAGAAATCCAACCCTCTTGGCGTCCTTTTCGTTCAACCCCAGTTCACTGGCCATAATGCCGCATAGGAAAGCTACCTCCAGGGAATGGTTAAGCACATTCTGGGCATAGCTGGTCCTGTATTTGAGTTTGCCAACGAGCCGGATGAGCTCAGGATTAATCCCATGAACGCCAATGTCGAATGCGGCTCTTTCCCCCTCCTCCTTGATGGCGGTCTCAATCTCTGCAGAAACCTTCTTGACGACCTCCTCGATTCTGGCCGGATGGATCCGACCATCCGAGATCAATCTCTCAAGAGCGATCCTGGCGATCTCTCTCCTGATGGGATCAAAAACAGAGAGAACAACCGCTTCGGGCGTGTCATCCACGATCAGATCCACGCCAGTGGCGTTTTCGAAGGATCGAATGTTCCTTCCCTCACGTCCGATAATCCGCCCCTTCATGTCATCATTGGGAAGGCTGACCACACTGACGGCCCTTTCAGCGATGTAATCCCCTGCATAGCGCTGAACCGCAAGGCTGATGATCTCTCTGGCCTTTTTATCGGCAGTCTCCTTGGCCTCGGCCTCGATGAGCTTGATGCCTTTCGCTGATTCGAAACGCGCCTCCTCGATCATCATGCTTTTGAGTTCCTCTTTGGCTTTCTCGGCCGTCATTCCGGAAATGGCCTCCAGTCGGGAACACTGTTCCTCAAGCAACCTCGTGTACTCTTTTTCCTTTTCGGACAGCGCCCGTTGTTGTCCTGCAACCGATTTTTCCTTGTTCCCGATATCCTGTTCCTTCTTATCCAGGCTCTCAAATTTCCTGTCCAGGTTTTCCTCGCGCTGCATGAGCCTCTTTTCAATTCGCTGCAGTTCAATCTTTTCCTCTTTTGTCTCCTCCTCGAAACGCGCTTTGGACTGAAACAGAAACTCCTTGGCCTCGATCTCCGCCTCCTTGCGCAGGCTGTCGGCCTGCCGTTTCGCATCCTCGATTATTGCAGCAGCGCGGTTCTTTTTTCCTCTGCCGGTCAGAACCTGGACCAGGATGGCGACAACGTAGCCGAATGTTATCCCAACTGCTAACAGAACTGCGGTAGTGACTAAGCTGTAGTCTGCGTTCATCTGTTCTGTACCTCCTGTATTTTATGAAAACCCCGCCGGCTTTCCACCCGGCAGGGAGTAATGACGTGGTTTACGGGTATATCGTGAACCCCGGTGGGAAGGCTTTCGATCAACTGGAAGTCATGGGCAAGTCCAAGCAAGGTTGACGATGGAGAAGCGAGAGCCAGGAGACGGTCGAAATATCCCCCCCCCATCCCCAATCGGTTGCCTGACAGGTCGAACGCGAGCCCTGGGACGAAAAAAACATCCACCCGCTCAACAGGAATAATGCGGTCCATAAGGATTCGAGGCTGTGGAACAATCCGATTTTCAGTCAACAGGTCATCGATCCCGTTGATCTGAATTATCCTCAGGCCGGAACCCGCCTTCCACCCTTCCCAGTCCGGCACCGCGACTTTTTTACCTTCCTCAATCAGGGAACATATTATTTCATCAGTTCTAATCTCGCCCCCAACCGAAACGTATGCGCAGAGGAAACCGGCCGACCTGACATCATCCCGAAGAAGGACCGACTCGGCCACGGCCTGGCTTCCCTTCCTTAATTTTGAGGGATTGAGCCCCTGCCGGATTTTCTTCATCCGCTCACGGATCTTCTGTTTTGTTTCGATCAGGTATTTTGACAAGACAACCTCACCTGCGCTGCGGATATCGATCCACCTGCCATGCCGGTGAGGTCCGGTTGGGAACCAGTTCAAACTTGAAGGAGGTAAATCACCTCTATTGCGCACCAGGGGGAAGAGACCCCCCGGACAATGCCGCCCTAAAAACCATCCGGCCCAAAAATTTAAAACAAAACACTGTTCAGGGCCGACAGGACCCAGCAAAACAAACCATCTAATGTGGTTGTATTCCTCAAGTATTATTTTGAACTGGACTCAACGGGCCTCCTAAGCCGGTCCAGATATTTGTTAGAACCCCCACCCGACGCAGTGGTCAAGTTCAGCAATTGAACCTGCTCGACCAAGTGGGCCCCCCGCGGGACACTTCAGGCTTTTCGCTCAAGGCGAACTTGCTCACCATGCCCTCGGCAGGAGTCCCTTACTCCGTGTGTTGGCTCAAAAGTAAACAGGTCTCCACTTGCAGGGCAGGGGCTACTGATAATCTAGCAAAATAGGGGACGTCCATCAAGGACAATCGAGAGGACGTTTTTTACGTCCCAGGTGGCCGGTGAGGCTTTTTGGCATCCTGCTCAGGATACTTCCTGGATCTTCCGGGCCAACTGCCGCATCCTGACCTTAAGGTCGTCCGTCTCCTCAATCATGCCGAACAGCTCATCTGCGATGTTCAGTGAAACCAGGATGGCAATACGGGAGGTGGATACGGTTTCAGTGACCTCCGAGATCTCCCGCATTTTTCTATCCACATACTCGGCAACTTTCCGGACGTATTCCGGATCCTTGTCACCTCTGACGGTGTAGACCTTCCCGAAAATCTCGACGTCAACTCGCCCAGACACCTTATGAACTCCTGTCAGATGAATCCGGTAATGGACAGATCACAACGATTTCAGCCTCTGAAGGGCCCTTCTGATAAGCTGAACGGCCTCCTCGTTCATTTCCCCGGTTGGAGGATTCACGGCGATACCCGCGGCACCCGGCAGGCCTCTTTCCCCGGATACGCGACGCTCACCTTTGGTACGCTTCAGCAGAAGGTCGACAGCTTCCTCAAGCTCCCTGAACGTTTTTGTCAGCTCCCCGCCGGCCATAGAAAAAATCCGTTCCCCTTGTTAGATCTCGGTTACCCATGTTCTCCGACATTTATCCGGCACACAGAATGACAACCCCGTAAAAAATTCCTTCAAGGCATTTTACAAGGCGGTCACGCCAGTGGTTCGACAGGCTCACCATCGCACATCCCGCTTGATGGACTCACAAGAGGCCATCAAGGTATGAAGATAATAAAATATAGAAACTTCAATAAGTTCTGTCAAGGAAACTAAAGTAAACCTTTAAACCAGCTCCGGGACTTAAGTCCCGGGTTTCACCAGAAACCCCTTGATGGCCATTTTTCCCCTCAATGTGGCCAGTGCTTTTCGAGCGTCCTTGATTGATCCGTATGGACCAAGTCTGACACGGTACCACACCCCACGCGGCCCCAGATCAGCCCTCACCACGGCACCACGGTACCCCGAATCGATCAGTCCCTTAAGAAATTCCCCGGCCGCCCTCCGGTCCTTATAGGAGCCCACCTGGATTACCGTCCCGCCGGTGTGCTGTTCGGGATTCTCAACCGGAGAGGACACCCGGACAGTCTTGGGGGCAGGCTTATTTCCACTACCCGGTTCGGGGATTTTTCTTTCATTGGCTTCCTTCTTTGTCAGGGCTGAGTAGAAGGTAATGGTGGTTGCATTTTCCGCCTTCGAATGGCTATCGCCCGTTTTCAGACCGCCTTCGCTCTTCCCGGCCTCATGATCATTTCCCAGGGCGGCAGTATCATGGGGGCCTTTTTGGGTGGATTTGACACCTAATATATACCCCGTCAGTAGGGCTGCGCTGACAAGAAGGACAATAAACGCCACGGCAGCGCTGAACTGCTTCGGTGAAAGACGCACTAACTCACGAGGCTGCGCGGATTTTTTTCCTCTTGCCACAATTGCCCTCACATCCTCTCGGGTGCGGATACCCCGAGGATGTAAAGGGCCTTGGCTATGGCGGTCCGGACCCCGACCACGAGTGCAAGCCTGGCGGCGGTCAGATCCGGATCCTCGGTCAGCACCCGGTGGTGGTTGTAGTAACTGTGCAGGGTTGCAGCGATGGCGTTCAGATATATGGTCAACCTGTGGGGCTCCATGGCCAGGGCGGCCCCCTCGATCACGTCAGGAAGCGCCGCGACATGCCGCAGGAGTTCCCTCTCTTCAGGCAACAACAGTAGTGAAAGATCGGCGCCGGCAAACGACGACTCCACAATACCATTATCACAGGCGTTACGGAGGATGCTGCATATCCTCGCATGGGCATACTGTACATAAAAAACCGGATTATCGTTGCTCCGTTCCTTGGCCAGTTCCAGATCGAAATCCAGCTTGCTGTCGGACTTCCTGGTGAGGAAGATGAACCGGGCCGCATCACGACCAACCTCCTCCCGGACCCCGCGGAGGGTGACGAATTCCCCGGCCCGGGTGGACATGGCGACGGGCTTACCCTTTCTTAGCAGGTTCACAAGCTGAACGAGGAGGATCTGAATATCATCACCGCTCCTCCCCAGGGCCTGGACACCCGCCTTCATCCTGGCCACATAACCATGGTGATCAGCGCCCCAGATATTGATGACCCTGTCGAAACCACGGTTGAACTTATTTCGGTGGTAGGCCACGTCCGACGCAAAATAGGTCAGGGAGCCGTCCGCCTTGATTACCACACGATCCTTGTCATCACCCATATCAGTGGACCTGAACCAGAGAGCGCCCTCATGACGATAGAGATAACCCTTATTCTCCAGAAATTTCAGGGTCTGTCTCACCTCGCCCCCGTCAAAAAGCCCCTTCTCTGAAAACCACACCTCAAACCGGACACCGAACTCTTCCAGATCCTCTCTGATATCCTCCAGGATCCTCTCTGCAGCGTAACGGGCGATCTCATCAATGGCCTTTTCCGAATCCATCTGCCGGTATTTTTCTCCCACGGAACTCAGCAGAATCCGGGCAAATTCCTTTATGTAATCACCCAGGTAGCCTCCCTCAGGGAAATTCCCGGGTTCTCCTGACAGCTCGAGATATCTTGCGTAGACCGAACGGCCCAGGGTCCTGATCTGATTGCCGGCATCATTGATATAGTATTCCCTTTGGACTTCAAACCCGGATGACTCAAGCAGATTGGCAAGTGCATCGCCGAGGACCGCGCCACGCCCATGGCCCACATGAAGCGGGCCGGTCGGATTCGCGCTGACAAACTCCACCATGACCTTTTTCCCATTACCGACGGTCCCTTCGGCAAACCCCATGCCCTCCTTAAGGACCGCCCGAAGAGCTTCAGCCCAGTAGGACGCGGTCATGGTAAAGTTGATGAACCCCGGTCCGGCGACTTCCACCTTTTCCAGGTTTTTTCCACCGTCTGCCTCAAAGATTTTTCCGGCCAGATCCGCTGCCAGATCTCTTGGATCGACATTGATACGCGAGGATAAAACCATCGCGGCATTGGTAGAGTAATCCCCAAATCTCCTCTCCCGAGTCAACTCGATTACCGTCGGTGGGAGGGCTGTTCCAGGGGGCAACTTCCCTTCAGCGCAGTCTCTAAGTACACTGGTGATGATCTCCGTCAACGATTCTCTCACCTGCATACCTCCAGTACTTTCACAATAGTAGGGTCGAAAAAGTCCATCCGTGGCTTTTTTATCCATGGAGAGCGAAAAGTGTCATTTTCACTTTCCTCACAAATCAACAACTTGCCCTGCAAGTCATTGATTTGGGCGCCCATCAGTGGGCGCATTGATGGCTTTTTGCGAAGTCATCCTTATATAGTCCCGTAAAAAGTCCATCAATGGCTTTTTACTCTACGGAAAGCGAAAAGTGTCATTTTCACTTTCCTCACAAATCAACAACTTGCCCTGCAAGTCATTGATTTGAGCGCCCATCAGTGGGCGCATTGATGACTTTTTGCGAAGTCATCAAAATCTCCTTGGGGTGGCCCTGCAGGAGGCGATTCATCCCGCCGGACCCCACTATGCGCTCCGCCTCTCGCATCCCCTTTTCCAGAAAACCGACCTGGCGAACTCTATGGATATCGGTCGCCAAGGCCCAGTAGCGTCCTTCCTCAAGATACCTTATCCCGCGCCGGCGAATCTTTTTGCCGTACATTCCGCCCAAGCTCCCGAGGTTGCCGATGAACCTGATCCCGAGGGCTTCGATGGCTTTCATAATGTCCACCTCATCAAGCAGGTCGTCGTTCCTTTCAGGATGTACGATGAGCACCTGAATCCCCGAGACCTGCACCGGTGCGAGCATCTCCACCAGGTTTGGCTGAACACGGTAAAACCCCGGATCCACCAGGATATAACCGGCCTTACCCGGACGATCCGCTATGCGTTCTTCAATACCCTCATCAAGATCGTATTCCATCCCGGGATGGATTTGAACGGAGACCCCACATTTCCGAGCGGAGGCATTCAGACGCCCGGCACCATCCTCCACTACGCCGGAGTCCAGACCTCTCCAGCTATAGAGCTGGTGGTGGGGGGTGGCAAACAGGTGAGTGAATCCCAGCTCCACAAGGGCCTTGACGATGGCCATGGAACCGTCCATTTCGTCCGGACCGTCATCCAGTCCAGGAAGGATATGGGAATGAAGATCGATCATTATGGTCAGGATTTAGTTTATCCCTAAAAAGCCCAGCCGCATCCAAAGACGCGCCTGGGCTAAGAATTATCTTTGGAGCGGGCAACGGGATTCGAACCCGCGACTTCCAGCTTGGGAAGCTGACACTCTACCAGCTGAGTTATGCCCGCCGAGGAAAACGATAGTAATTCAAGACACGGGCTTTGTAAAGAGGAGGCCGGACAATTTCCAGATCTACTAGCCCCCCTCAAATGTCTCTTTGAAGAACTCATCGAACCTGGCCTCAATATCGTCTTCATCAGGGTCCTCCCCAGCGGGGCCGGGAGATATTTCCACCCCATTATATGCCGGATTCTCTTCCGTTGGATTGTGAGGAAGCCCCCCGGCAAGGGACACCGCGGCATCCCCGGTGCCCCGGTCGGACGATAGGTCAACGGATGGCATGGCCGGTTCCAAAACAACCTGTGGAGCGAACCCGAGGTCAAGGGCCATCTCATCCACGATGGCGGCATCCACGGTTCTTCGCCTCATCAGAAATCCCTGAAAAAGTGCATTGTCGCAAAGAATGTTGATCTTTCTTGGAAAACCTCCCGAACAGCTATATATCCTGGCCAGGGCGCTATCCGTAAAAACCTCTTCTCTGTTTCCGGCGATGGCCAATCTGTGGATGATATAGGCTTTCGTCGTCTCCTCTGACAAGGTCGACAGGCGGATCTTCATGGCCACCCTCTGGAGGAGAGGCGGATCCAAAGCAAGATTCTGTTCCAGTTCGGGAAGCCCGAAGAAGATGAAGGTAATCAGCTTGTGGGCGGTTACCTCCAGATTCAGCAATCCACGAAACTCTTCCATCAATTGTCTGGAATTGAACATCTGGGCTTCATCGATCAGAACCACGGCTTTCTTGCCCATCTGGTGCAGATGAAGAAGACGGCGGTAGAGCTGGCCTATGATCTGGATCTTATCCCTTCCGGGCTGTTCAACTCCGAGCTGACCGGCGATTTTACGGAGCAGCCATTCCGGTGATATCTCAGCATGGAGGATAATAAGCAGCGCAGACTCGTATGCCTCATCGGGAAGGCTGTCGAGAACCTTCCTTGCCAGGGTGGTTTTGCCTGTGCCGATATCCCCCACTACAGCCGCCAGCCCCTTCATGGTCTCGGCAACGTACATGATCCGGGTCAGGGCACGGGCGTGTTGGGCGCTGTTGTAGTAGAAACGTTCGTTGGGGGCGTTGCCGAAGGGTTCTGTCTGAAGCCGAAAAAAATCCAGGTAACTCACAGGCGATCTCCCCGCTCTAGGGCGTTCTAAAGGTAGGAAACACGATCTTTTTTGGCCTTGGTAGAAGTCTGCCCATCGCCATCAGGGAGTCCACCTTCGATTTCCTCCTGAGCCATATCCTCAACCTCTCTGATAAGATCGCTCAGAAGGTCGTCGAGACCTCCCTCCGGCGGGGCATCCTCCACGGTTTTTACATCCAAATCACCATCGCACAATTCTCCAACCCGTTCTATGGCTTTGTCGATATCCTCGAAATCCGGGTCCAGGTTCTGAACCTTTTTATAGGCCTCAAGAGCCGGCGCCCACCTCTGCTGCCGTTCCCGGATCTGGCCCATCTGGAAGGTAAGCCCCGGTACATTCTCCTCAGCCGATGATTCGAGGGCTTTACTGATGGTCTTGGCCGCCGAATCGTAGTCCTGTTTCTCCACAAAACACATAGCGATAAGGCTCATGCTGTCTGGTAGCAGCTTTCTGTCGCCGGTGGCGGTTTCAAATTCCCTGATAGCGTCATCAAACAGACCCATGTCCTTATAGGCAATACCCAGATTATAGTGGGTTTCATACTCCTCTGCGCCCAGAGTTTCGGCAATTCCCCTCTTGAACTCAGCAAAAATCTCTTCAAAGGTAATGGGCCTATCATGTTCACTGGAGGCAGAAGCAGGTCCGTCAAATTCATCGGCGAGCTCGGCCCTCAACTCCTCGGCCAGATCCAGAAATCCGCCCGCCTCCGGGACAGAATCCTCTACGGTGAGTTTCCCTCTTATCTTCCTTATCTCCCCTGGATGTGGGCTTACATTCGGATGGGGTTCCAACGCAGCCGGCTCCTGATGTGATCCCGGATATTCGGCTGCAGGGGCAGCAGGAGGTTGATCCAAAGCGCCTTCCTGTCCCTCAA
Coding sequences within it:
- a CDS encoding arginine--tRNA ligase gives rise to the protein MQVRESLTEIITSVLRDCAEGKLPPGTALPPTVIELTRERRFGDYSTNAAMVLSSRINVDPRDLAADLAGKIFEADGGKNLEKVEVAGPGFINFTMTASYWAEALRAVLKEGMGFAEGTVGNGKKVMVEFVSANPTGPLHVGHGRGAVLGDALANLLESSGFEVQREYYINDAGNQIRTLGRSVYARYLELSGEPGNFPEGGYLGDYIKEFARILLSSVGEKYRQMDSEKAIDEIARYAAERILEDIREDLEEFGVRFEVWFSEKGLFDGGEVRQTLKFLENKGYLYRHEGALWFRSTDMGDDKDRVVIKADGSLTYFASDVAYHRNKFNRGFDRVINIWGADHHGYVARMKAGVQALGRSGDDIQILLVQLVNLLRKGKPVAMSTRAGEFVTLRGVREEVGRDAARFIFLTRKSDSKLDFDLELAKERSNDNPVFYVQYAHARICSILRNACDNGIVESSFAGADLSLLLLPEERELLRHVAALPDVIEGAALAMEPHRLTIYLNAIAATLHSYYNHHRVLTEDPDLTAARLALVVGVRTAIAKALYILGVSAPERM
- a CDS encoding AAA family ATPase, coding for MSYLDFFRLQTEPFGNAPNERFYYNSAQHARALTRIMYVAETMKGLAAVVGDIGTGKTTLARKVLDSLPDEAYESALLIILHAEISPEWLLRKIAGQLGVEQPGRDKIQIIGQLYRRLLHLHQMGKKAVVLIDEAQMFNSRQLMEEFRGLLNLEVTAHKLITFIFFGLPELEQNLALDPPLLQRVAMKIRLSTLSEETTKAYIIHRLAIAGNREEVFTDSALARIYSCSGGFPRKINILCDNALFQGFLMRRRTVDAAIVDEMALDLGFAPQVVLEPAMPSVDLSSDRGTGDAAVSLAGGLPHNPTEENPAYNGVEISPGPAGEDPDEDDIEARFDEFFKETFEGG